Part of the Raphanus sativus cultivar WK10039 unplaced genomic scaffold, ASM80110v3 Scaffold2382, whole genome shotgun sequence genome is shown below.
ttaaaattttaatttaggtactttggcttacattactcaaatttacatgttatatttttttaagatttagggatatttaaaaatatataaatttaaaaacattttaaaataatttaaatgggttatcaaacccacaaagatccgaataaaactggaaccaaagtttataaatacgtgaatagagctagaatctttaaactcaaaatctcaaacccgaatagattttaaccgaattcgagtggatatgTAAATATCCACCTcaagcttagtcaatataaaaatatcaaatattaaaaatatactatttagtataaataaataaaaactgaaaattaatatccgtgcagtcgcacggatcaagatctagtttaaaatgttaaaatagaAAAGGGTGTAACATACGGTCCAAGTCCAACAATAAAACCTGAACGCGCTTCGAGTGAGGTCACATCACAGTCCACTCTTGGTTATATATGCATTTCAATCTCAACCGAACAATAAGAGAACGTGCAAAAAACCCGCAAACAGCAACCGCACGATCTCACTAGTTACAGTGTCACCGAGTAGATCCAACAGTCAATGGGATGAGAGTTCATCGAAGCTTCTCCTTTTGATCTTTGACTATTTTACGTAGTATAATTACCCACCTTCAAGATTTGCTAAACGCAGACGCACTCCATTATCTCCACCACGataactttctctctctctttccctttttctttctctctgacTCTCTCTGACTCTCGGAGCTTTTACGTTAACCAGTGACTGGTTTATGTAATGACGGACAATCAGATACAACCAATGAGGAATCTCTGGACCACGGACGATAACACCTCTATGATGGAAGCTTTCTTGACCTCCTCCGATATGTCAGCCTTATGGCTACAGGAAACGTCGGCGACAGCTCCGGCGGGATTTAACCAGGAGACTCTCCAGCAAAGACTACAAGCACTGATTGAAGGGACAAACGAAGGTTGGACCTACGCTATATTCTGGCAGCCGTCGTACGATTTCTCAGGCGCCCCCGTTCTCGGCTGGGGTGATGGTTATTACATAGGTGAAGAAGACAAAGGAAAGCCCAAACAGAGATCGACTCCACTGCCCTTTTCGACTCCGGCGGATCAGGAGTATCGGAAAAAAGTGTTGCGTGAGCTGAACTCGCTGATCTCCGGCGGAGGTGGTCCTGTGGATGATGCCGTCGATGAGGAGGTGACGGACACGGAGTGGTTCTTCTTGGTTTCGATGACGCAGAGCTTTGCATCTGGTGCTGGGTTGGCGGGTAAAGCGTTCTCGACAGGTAACGTAGTTTGGGTTTCCGGGTCGGATCAGCTATCCGGATCGAGTTGTGAGCGGGCTAAGCAAGGAGGAGTTTTTGGGATGCAGACCATCGCGTGTATCCCTTCGGTCAACGGAGTTGTTGAGCTCGGGTCAACGGAGCAGATCCGACGGAGTTCTGATCTTATGAATAAGGTCCGACTGCTTTTCAATTTCGATGTTGGTACTAACTGGAACCTCCAAGGGGAAAACGACCCGTCTGTATGGATTAATGATCCGATTGGAGCATCCGAACCGGGTAACGGACAGTTTTATTCCAAGTTTGAAAATGGTGGTAGTTCAAGCACCATAACGGGAAACCCGAACCATGATTCGACTCTAAGCCCGGTTCACtcccaaaccctaaatccaaatttcaATAACAATTTCTCTGGCGAAATGAATTTCTCCACGTCGAGTAAACCCAGACCCGGAGAGATATTGAGCTTCGGTAATAATGGTAAACGGAGCTCCATGAATCCCGATCCGATCCAATTCGAGAACAAGAGAAAGAACTCTCTCGGTTTGATCGACGATAAAGTTCTATCATTCGGAGGCGGAGGAGAAACCGATCACTCCGACCTAGAAGCTTCCGTAGTGAAAGAAACCCCGGAGAAACGTCCGAAGAAACGGGGGAGAAAACCGGCGAACGGTAGAGAAGAACCGCTGAACCACGTCGAAGCGGAGAGACAGAGACGCGAGAAACTAAACCAGCGTTTTTACGCGTTACGTGCGGTTGTACCAAACGTTTCGAAAATGGACAAAGCTTCCTTGCTCGGAGACGCCATCGCTTACATCAACGAGCTCGAGTTGAATGTAAACAAGACGGAGTCCGAGAAAATCAAGATCAAGAACCAGCTTGAGGAGGTTAAAATGGAGCTCGCCGGAAGAAAAGCAAGCACGTGTGGagatctttcatcttcttcttcctcctcttcagcTACGGCACCTGTGGGGATGGAGATTGAAGTGAAGGTAATGGGATGGGATGCGATGATTAGGGTGGAATCGAGCAAAAGGAATCATCCAGCGGCGAGATTGATGTCAGCGTTGATGGATTTGGAGCTCGAGGTTAGTCATGCTAGTATGTCGGTGGTTAACGATTTGATGATTCAGCAAGCGACCGTGAAGATGGGGTTCAGAATCTATACGCAGGACCAGCTCCGGGCGAGTTTAATTTCAAAGATCGGTTAAAAAAGGTGTTTTGTGAGTAATCTTGTAGCTGTAGTTGTGTAAGAAGTGTCCTAAAATAGAGAGCTTCTTTTGCTTCTCGAGTCTGTATCGTAATTGAATGTGTAACGTGTGTATATTATATGGTTTCTAGATGCTTACATCTCATCTCAGAGACAGTAAGGGTTTAGAATCTTCCTCTTTTTAGATAAAGAAACATAAATGAATGTGAGATCACCTCTTCaaatgaaacataaactttGTGATTTTGATCTTCAGTGCAAACTTTTTCTGGTAAAACAATGCCAATAGAACAAGGAAGAGGAAGACCTCACTGCTCCTCTCTATGAATTCAATCAAATTCCAGTTTCTCAAAACCTCTATTTGCTAAGAAAAATGTGGAAGCTTGGAACATATGCAATCTATATTGTATCTAAGTTATTGACCATATTCTTCACACTCTATTGCAGATTATGAATCCACTCTATCTCTCTTAGACGTATGTTTTAGTTACGTAGGAAAAGTAGTCCTAGAAGAaagtttataaaagaaaacagatATGGAGTTGGTTACAACCCCAATGATTTCTCTTCAATACAAATTCTGAAGACGGCTAATATCATTCCCACGTGTGATCAAGTATAAAATTATTgggttttttttaaatcaaagacCTTTTAGATGAGTTTTCTCCCTAGTATAAACTATGTGAACCACTATTTTAAACAAGTTGGATTCAagacaaaaatataaacaagaTTATTTATTGTAACATCATACAAATACTATTGTTAGctcaaaatagaaaataattctttgattgaggtttgaggtttgAGGTAATACAAATGTTTTAAAAGCTCAAATATGGAAAAAAATTACGATCCATCGAATGTGGGGTTTATTGGCAGTTACTTAATATGGGAAAATGTCAAAATATTGTATGAAATGTGgggcaaaaataaaaaaaaagaaatgattaGAGGGCCGGTTCGTCTCGATCGGAATGATATGATAACTGAGATGATTGTttgtagtttttctttttctaaaaactatttttcatacAATCAAGTTCTGGTTTTAGTTTTTGTAAAAATCAATTGATTTTCCAATCAAGTTTTTAAACAAATAGATTTCCTAAAATTTAGGAAactagtttttcaaaatttcaaccAACTTTTGTGggttttcaatataaaaatgtttcttttattttatataaaatattatattttaattaattaatttatttattaaataaataatatttttataaagataaaatttccatataatttttatcattttaacattaataaaaataatttatttgtgtttcttatctgtaaataaatatagatattttaatattaaatgtaaaaattagtattaattattataacattattgtataaatttaacaattattatacacactaaattacaaaaatatcattggataaatttaaaaatatattttattaatttgaaaatagCCATTCAAGTTTTAGAAacatttatgtaataaaatttataaatagtttcaaaattttaaaatattttaatttttataatttataatttagtataatacttaaaaaaacatggtaatgttgttttaaaataacaGCCACTATATTTGGTAAAATTTAatggtaattttaaatatttcattgatatttattttattatgttaaaaaaatattttaattatttataaaaaactaaGAATACagcaaaacaaaaatctaaaaacaaaaattaaaaacctaaaaccaaaaaaaaaacctaaaagttAAAAACCGAAAACTAAAATCtgaaaccaaaatctaaaaactaaaaagtaaaactaaaaattagtggaaacaatcatcacctggtattcgttttattttaagttaaaaaaatcaTCCAAAAATTATCcattgaaataaaattatacctAAAAGGAATCTACCAAAAGATGATTCATCCATATGAGTCTAATCGATTCATATAAAAGGagaaatatgtttaaaatgatgaatgacaaatttaattttatccaaataaaatatttgtgcACAATTTTTAGATAAACAAGTAATCATGATATAAATCATACTTTTCTATCAAAAGCACAAAAATctacaaaatcatattttacgCTAAAAAGCATGACAAAATTGCAAAATAACTTTTTTCTctaaaatcgtaaaatcatattttctgtcaaaaccgaaaaaaacatTGCACGAAAACCGCAAAATCATATTTTCccactaaaatcataaaatcatatttcttgccaaaatcgcaaaaacataattttctgtCAAATTCACATTTTctcaccaaaaccaaaaattacAATTTCTTATCAAAATcacatttgttttaaaatatgattcaaCCTGAGATTAAAggtatatatgttatttgttaACTAAATTTATGCAGACAGAAATGAAGATGACAAGTCCATAGAAATAATTTATCTAAATGTTTCATCTAGATAGATAAACGAACAATGTCAAATAACTTCCATATGAATCATTTGGATGGAAAGGAAAAATGGACAAACGAATAACCCCTATTTGTTTTTCTGAATGTACACAGTCTCTTTAAACATATACAATATCACTTATTTCGCTGACTCAAgatgtttttccaaaaaaattatatagcaTGAATATGTATCATCTTTGTTTGAAATCTAAAACTACATTAAAGATGTAGATTTTTGAAGTGTTATGCATTAGTTTGTAAAGTACTACAAGAGATAGTCCAGGCATGTTGTATAAAGTTGAGATGTGTTAGAGTTTGTGTATTGTGATGTGAGTGAGCTtgttaagattaaaaaataagGATGTATTTGTTTGAAGACAATTAGAAATTTACTTTAAGAGAAATAAAAGTTtgttgaaagaaaaagaaaaaagaaagttcacttaaaagaaaaagaagtttgTCTTTGGAAGAACTGAGGAGCAAGTTTAGGTTTGTTATACAAAGACATCTCGTTAACTAAGCCATGAATCAGACATTTCACACGAAAAGTGCATCATGaagtaaatttattttggagaatAAAATCTTGAGAGAGCTTTGTGCTTACGTGGTTAAGCCTTTTCTTGGCTAAGTCTCGATCGTAACTCATACTTATCTCTTTGTTCAGACCATGAAGTGCTTGCCTTTGTATCTTTCGAGCCTGCATGTTCCCTCGTTTCATGGTATATCTCAATGATCCTAGCGAAGATCGGGGACACGACAAAATCAACGAAGAACCATCTTGAACTTAAATCTCTAAATTGGAG
Proteins encoded:
- the LOC130505563 gene encoding transcription factor MYC2-like produces the protein MTDNQIQPMRNLWTTDDNTSMMEAFLTSSDMSALWLQETSATAPAGFNQETLQQRLQALIEGTNEGWTYAIFWQPSYDFSGAPVLGWGDGYYIGEEDKGKPKQRSTPLPFSTPADQEYRKKVLRELNSLISGGGGPVDDAVDEEVTDTEWFFLVSMTQSFASGAGLAGKAFSTGNVVWVSGSDQLSGSSCERAKQGGVFGMQTIACIPSVNGVVELGSTEQIRRSSDLMNKVRLLFNFDVGTNWNLQGENDPSVWINDPIGASEPGNGQFYSKFENGGSSSTITGNPNHDSTLSPVHSQTLNPNFNNNFSGEMNFSTSSKPRPGEILSFGNNGKRSSMNPDPIQFENKRKNSLGLIDDKVLSFGGGGETDHSDLEASVVKETPEKRPKKRGRKPANGREEPLNHVEAERQRREKLNQRFYALRAVVPNVSKMDKASLLGDAIAYINELELNVNKTESEKIKIKNQLEEVKMELAGRKASTCGDLSSSSSSSSATAPVGMEIEVKVMGWDAMIRVESSKRNHPAARLMSALMDLELEVSHASMSVVNDLMIQQATVKMGFRIYTQDQLRASLISKIG